The following nucleotide sequence is from Zea mays cultivar B73 chromosome 1, Zm-B73-REFERENCE-NAM-5.0, whole genome shotgun sequence.
TAGTTGGATGCATTGTTGAGGCACCGAGTGCATGCTAGGAGGTCTATCATTTATGGCCCAATGCACCAAAGAGACCAAGAGAGACAAAACAATCTGAGATTCATTTATGAATCCACTGATGTTGACTGTGTTGACTTACTCAGGATGAGAAGAGCCCCTTTTATGCAATGTGTGATCTTTTTCGCACTAGATAACTATTGAGAGATAGCATTCATAGCTGAGTAGAGGAGCAGGTTGCCATGTTTTTACATGTGGTAGGTCATAATCAAAGGTTTAGAGTTCTACACATGGCCTTTCGAAGGTCTATTGATACCATCAGCACATACTTCAGGGAAGTATTGTATGCTGTTGGTGAACTGAGAAATGAAATGATCTTGCCGCCTTCAACTGCTACACCAACCAAAATCAGATATAGCCACAGATGGTACCCCTATTTCAAGGTCAGCCATCCAAACACACCACTACTGATCCCTTCCTTGTCATTGTTGGGTTTGTAGTAACAAATGTTTGCCCTAATGTGTAGGACTGTATTGGTGTTGATGGCACTCATGTGCTAGCAAGAGTTCCTAGAAATTAGAGGGCTGCCTTCCTTGGCAGGAAACACACCACAACACATAACATCTTAGTTGTTGTAGACTTTGATCTAAGGTTTACGTATGTTCTTGCTAGTTGGGAGGGATCAACACATGATGCCCTTATCCTTGTTGATGCCCTTGAGAGAGAAGATGGTCTAAAAGTGCCCCAAGGTAAAAAAAATAGTATCGGTCTACACAATACACACTTCCATTGTTATTCCCTAATATATGATATATGATATTAGGTAAATTTTACCTTGTGGATGCTGGTTATGCTGTCAGACCTAGGTTTTTACTCCCTTACCGTGCCACACGGTACCACTTGAGTGAATATGGGGGGGGGAGGAATCCACAGAACCCAAAAGAGCTCTTCAACCTTAGACATTCATCACTTAGGGTGACAATAGATAGGACCTTCGGTGCTTAGAAGAACAGATTCAAAATATTATACAACAAACCTTTCCATCCATACAAGACAGAAGTAAAGCTAGTCCTAGCCTGTTGTATCCTCCACAACTGGATTCTTCGTCATGGGAATGATGAACATGTTCCACTAGAAGACACATGGGTTGCAAATCAACTTCATGAGGGAGCTCCCCTTGACCTTGTCATGGACAATGCTTCCTGGTCTGCTACCAGGGACAATTGGGATCAACAGATGTGGCAAAATAGGGCCTCACATAGGGGATAGTGGTCATTATGTACTATGCTAAGTTGCTCATAGATTTGTGAGATCTAGTTCCATGCTAAGAACATTGTCTATTAGCAATGATGAATTATCTACATTTTTGAACTCACTTTCTTTGTGTGATGTGCTCAGTTGCTAATGATGACATTACTTACATCCTGATACCATTGTCGACTAGCAATGATGATTACTGCAACTTCTACTTCTACTTTTGCTTTCCTATGCTGACATTACTGCTACTTCTACTTCTACTTTCCTATGCTAAGGATATCTATCTGTCTTCCCCCTAATCTTTTACTTGTTCTAGCTATGGCTGACATGGTCTCTAAGGTTGTTGGCCATGGGGCTAGGCCTACTCTTAGGTGGAGTGTTGCAATGTCTAGGTTTGTTCTACACCATTTGTTGACTTAATAGGTACTAGGGTTAAGACTGACAAGGGTTTTAAGGAAATCCACCTTAACTCTGTAGCTAAAAATGTCTCCAAGTTCTGTGGCCAAGAAGTAACAAGCCAGCAAGTGTACAATCACCTTCGTAAGTGGAGGTCTAGGTGGGTCAAGGTTTGCAAACTGAAGGACATTAGTGGCGTTCTTTGGGATGAGTATAACTTTGTCATAAGCTTAGAAGAGGGTCATTATGCTTCTTACATCAAGGTTAGGACCAAACACCTTCCATCTTTTAACTTGTTCTAACTTGAAACTCTCTTCTTCCAACTAGAGTTCAAATTCTCTTGTTCATGGAACTCTTCCACTTCAAATTCTCTTCTTCTAACTTGAGTTGCTAACTCAATAGGATCACCCAAAAGATGTTGATTACCTCAATAGGCCCATAGCGAACTATATGCCTATGCAAATCATATTTGGAAGTGTGGTTGCCACATGTAGGTTTGCAATGGGTTCAAATGAGCCTTTGGGCAAGCCAACTGAAGTTGTTGACATCCTAGATGATGGCATTGAAGTGACCTCAGAGTTTGTTGATTGTTCCAATCTAACTGGCAAGGGGAAGACTGTTGATAAGGGTACCCCTTGTGACTCCAATGATAGCAAGCCTAACTTAGGGATGAGGAAGAGGTTCATGACAGATGAGGATgttgctgtgttcaatgggatgaaAGAAGATGTTTTAGATGCTGCTGTTGCTGTGCGTGAAAGCATCCATGCTGAAGTAGCACCTGGGATCTATAATGCTATAATCAATTGTCCTGGGTTCTCTAGGGCGGCTCTCATGTATGCCCTGAACCACATGATGGAGCACAAGGCCACCTCCCTAGTGTTCCTGGACATGACTCCTGATAATTGTGACCTATGGCTCAAGACTTTCCTAGCCAAGCACTACCACGTCTGATCTGATCTGCCTATCGTATTCTTATATAATGCTTAAGAACAGATATGCTACACTTGCTTGGATCTGTCTGTCCTTTTATGCTATTTAAGACAAATGTGCTACACTTGTTGTATTATATATGTCATATATGGTACTTAATAACAAATATGCTACATTTTCATAGAATAATGGTGTGTCCCTGAGTCCTATGAATTAACTTAAGTTCTATGAATTTCCTTATTTGAGAGAAGATATGCTACACTTGTATAGAACAATGATGTTTTCCTGGGTTAGATTAACCTGAGTTCTATGCATTTTCCTGTTTGAAAAGAGATATGCTACACTTGCATAGAACAATAATGTTTCCTGAGTTCTATGCATTTCCCTGTTTGCTGGCTTATTTATTGGTCTATTTGTAGACCTGTTTGCTGCCCTTTTTGCTGGTTAAGAATTGATATCTATTGATGATTAAGAACTGATATTATACTCTTGTTCTTACAATAATTGACGAGTTTGGTATGTGCCTATGACACTAACCTGGTATGCAAAGACAGTGGTCAATGAAAGCTGAGGCTAATCTTGTTTGTTGGATCAAAGAAACAAGTGTAAATTGTGTACACCGTAGTTGTTACTACTATCTCTGTCAAACTATTAGTACAATTAAGCTTGATAGTAGTTGTTACTACTATCTCTGTCAAGGTTTCTCCCAGTAAATACAAGTCTTCACAATTTATACAAGTCTTAGTACTGTCAAGCTTGACAATTTATAATTGGTTTCATGCTAATTTGTACAAATCTTTATTATTATCATGCTAATTTGACTTCATACAAATTAGTATGTTGATAATAAAGATCTTCTATAACAAAGATCTGTTTGGTTTCATGTAGATTAGTATGTTGAGAACTTTGTAATTTGTATGAAACAATTATCTGTTTGGTTTCATACTAATTTGACAGAGACTTGTATAACTGGTTTCATGTAATTGGTCAGACTTGTATAAATTGTATATTAGATGTTACTACTAATTTGACAGAGACTTGTATAATTTGGTTTTGTAGATTAGTATGCTGAGATATGTTTCAACTAGATTAGTAGGCGACTTGTGTAAATTATAGTTACAAATTTGTCAGACTTGTATAAATTGTTGTACTTGTATAAATCGTCTTCTGTACATTAGTGAAATCCTGTCAAACAGCAAATAACACGCCCCCAACAAACATATCGCACGTACACTCAACCTGGTTGATTTAACCAAACACGTGCCCACCAAATCCTGGCTGATTATATATAGTCAACCAAACAGCCATACAAAATATTACTTGCATCCAGTTGTACAGGCTGGGCTCGGCCTACATCAGCTTCTGAACTAGGCTCTGCCCAGCCGAGGAACCAAACATCCGGTTCATCAGTCGTTGCACTAGACATAAATAAGAAGTTGTGGCACTATATTGCCGATTTTTTCACGCAATAAAAAAAAGGCACTTGAGGCAAAAAAATATTCAAAAAATAACTACAGTGCAAAACATAGGTAGTGAGTGTGAGCATGAGCATAAGAAATGATTTTGAATTTGATATGATATGTCAACAACAAAGCATGCCATAGTCAAACTATTAATAGAACATTGACTAAATGTGGCTTTCAATAAATGCTATATGTGATTATGTGATTTAAAAGGaaataaaagtgtagaagaaaagTTAATGTTTATACTCTAAGTACTTTAAATATTAAATCTAAAACCCTGACTAGCATTAACTAGAGATGAACCCTACAAgctaaaaataaagaaatatattacagtaaacaaaaaagaaagaaagagtaGCTACACAATAAGCACCTGATTAAAATCCAAAATAACAATAAACAATATAATAGCATGCCATTTCCCCTAACTAAAGTCGAACTAAAGCTTTAGAGGATTTGAAGTAACACGTCATAAACGATGCAAGTATTACAATTTTCCCTTATAGTATTGATTTATTGTAACATCTTATTCTCAATCATTTTGCACAATCATGTATAGTGACAATAACAATATAAAAAACAGAATTTTTATCCTTAAACTAGCTCACAAGAACTCACAGGAAGCCGACGGCAGATGGAGCTGTGGGCAAGGACGAGACGCCCAACGTCGAGTGGGGCTGGCACGGTCGATGTCGAGCGAGTCCGGGTTCGAGGATAGGGTAGCCATCGTGAGGTGGTGCGAGCAGCCGACCGTGGGCGGGGCCAGGACGGCTGGCGTCGAGGCGGACATTAGCGGGCGGGGTTGGGGACGACCGATGTCGAGTGGGGCCACGAGCAGTGATAAGTCTCGGCCAGCGTCGGGTGGTGCCGGGGCAGTCGGCCATGGGCGAGGCTGGGGTAGCCGACGTCGAGGCGACGAGCGGGTCTCGGAGTCGTGAGTGTGAGCGAGCAAATAGAATGGAACAGCGTGGGCACGTGGTTCCATATATCCCGTCACTTCCGACGACTGTCAGGGTTGAGCcgccggacataagcttatgtctgaTGGCCTGCTTTGACGGCAGTCAGATGTAAGGCCGTCAGAGCATGCCATTAGACATAAACTCATATCCGACGTCCGTTAAAGACCCTAGGAAATAagtttatgtccgacggctgacaTAACAGGCCGTCGAACATAAGCTGGTCGTCAGACTTTTGTCTGTTTCCTGTTGTGATGTGTATTGGATTGAATATTAGAGTATCCAAATATAGCCTGATGGCGGACAAGTGATTTCACTGTGTGATTAACACGTGAAATAAACTATCAGGAGTGCGAAATAGCTCTCCGAATATGGAGAGTAGGTAGACATATTTATgtagtgtttggtttgaggaacgatatagttcatcatcttctcactcctcacttttttgtttggtttgttgaATGGAGTGAGTTAAtacatcaccacctcattccttatagttagttgtttagtactaatacgtggaatggagtcatcccaccaaatttgaggaatagaTCCATAATGTACTATTTTATTTTGGATAAAGTGGttcatcaaaccaaacactcATTAGTGAATCACGTCTTCATAACATACATCTACAGGAGCCTCCCAGATGAAGCGAACCAAACAGTCAACACAATTATTATTAGTTTTTTTTCAGAGGCAAGCAAGAGAAGTTCATTGGTTCTAAATTGTACGGGAACCATGAATTTAACTCGGGCGTGGGACGACACGCGGAGTAGCGGACAGCAGGAGGTCTGCCTTTCTCCTAGCAGTGATTCCCATGGTCTCAGCCATGTCCATCTCACTTGGAACGACGCCCTCCGGCAGGCTCCAGTCGAAATGGAACAGCAAGCTGGCCAGCCCGAGCTCGATATTGGCGAGCCCAAACGCCATCCCAGGGCAGATCCGTCGCCCAGCGCCGAACGGTATGAACTCGAAGTCGTTGCCCCTGAAATCCCTCGCCGCGTCACCGGCAAACCTGTCGGGATCGAACGCGTCCGGCTCCTCCCAGTACTCCGGGCTCCGGGCGATCGCCCACGCGTTCACGAGCACCATGGCGCCCTTGGGCACGTCGTAGCCGAGCACGCGGCAGTGCTCCTGGCATTCCCGCGGGATCAGCAGCGGCCCCGGGACGTGCAGCCGCAAGGTCTCCTTGATCACCAGCTGCAGGTAGGGTAGCTCGCCTAGTCGGTCCTCGGTTACCTTCGTCTGCCCCGCGTAGACTCCCCTGACCTCGGCTTGCGCCTTGGACATGGCGGCAGGGTTCCGCATCAGCTCCGCCATCGCCCACTGCAGCGTCGATGACGCTGTCTCGATACCCCCTGCGATGAGATCCTACGTGCAGTTTCGTTCACGCGCGCATGATAAATTTCAATTGATGAAAGAGAAGTAGTGGCATTATTAGAGCTTTTTGTACTGCGCTTAATTATTAATTAGCAAACAATAATAGTACTCACAAATATCACTGCTTCGATTATGCGCATGGTGAGAGGGAACTTTAGGTTTCCCTCCTGTTGGATCCGGAGGAGAACGTCGACCATGtcagcttcttcttcttcttctcctcctcctccACCACGTGATGACTGCTTCCTCTCGAGGTGCTCACGCACCACTCCATCCATGAAGCCGAACAAGGACTCGCGGAAGTGCTCCAGCCTGCGCACGGTCCGGCGCAAGGTGAGCACGCGAACGAGCAGCGACGACGGGAACAGGTCGACGGGCGTGAACCCGCCGGCCAGGCTGACGCTCTCGTCCACGAAGCGCAGCAGAGCGTCCGTCTCCCCGAACCGCCTGCCCACGATGGCGCGCACCGACGCGTCGGCGACGTACACGGCGGCGAGCCTGCCGAGGTCGACGAGCGGCGCCGGTGCCGGCGCGCGCCGCGTCGAGGCGCCGGCGACGGCCTGGACCAGCCGCGCCGCCTCCTCCTCGCGCACGGGCCCGAACGACCGGACGCGGCGGGCGCTGAGGAGCTCCACGATGCAGATCTTGCGGAGCTGCCGCCAGTGGTCGCCGCCGTACGGGGCCACCACGATCCCCGGCCCGTCCTTCGCGAAGACCTTGGCGCTCAGGGTCATTGGCCTCGTCGCGAAGGTGGCGTCGTGGGTCTTCATGAACTCCTTCGCGGCGTCCGGCGTGGACGCGACGACCACCGGCACCTCGCCGAGCCTGAGGAACATGAGTGGGCCGTGGCGGAGCGACAGGTCTCGCAGGGCCCGGTGgacgagggagccgcggaggtggTGGATGCTGCCGATGATGGGGAGCTGCCATGGGCCTGGAGGGAGCCGGAGTCCATGGCTACGACGTGCACAGGAAGTTCTCCACCAGAACTTGACGAGAAAGTATAGAGGTGGAAGAAGAGCTAGaaggcagcagtagcagtagtacgcACTGTTGTCCATGATTGGGATTTCTGGGCTTCGCCTGTTGTCTGGACTGAAGATTTCCACAAGGACTTATTGGGATTTCCACAAGGCAAGTTTGCTCCTTATTTTTTACTCAATGTGTTGCTGGCTGCTGATCCTTAATCTCCGGCCACCGCTAGCAAGTCTTATTGGATTAGAGTCTTGTCTAATAAGTTTAATCGCTGACCAGTTAATGTTTATGATGTCGAACACTACTACGGAGAAATGAAGGGAAGTTGCAGTCTGCTAACTATGCATAATGATATTCTTTATGGCTGCTTGCTCTGCAGCCAATTGCTAACCTATAAATGAAGGGAACTAAGTCAATCTTATGGTTGGCCACAATCAATGAAGTTCCCGTTCAGATACTTGATATCTAAATGCAACTAGCCCTAATCATATTGAGCTACTTGGTTGCTctcgttggttgctggggcagaaaGGCGAGGTGTCTGGTTGCTCTGGCGGTACTATCGCTGCTGAGGGAACTGTctctggtgctgctgctgctggtggcgctgatgctgatGCTGGTGCTAGTGTCCTTGAGGGTGACTTTGCTTGAATTGCTGGGTGGATTGCCTGTGTAATGGGAACGACTGCTACTCCCGGcttgagatccaccaatcttgtgtttcccGTCCTCCATCTCCCGGCGCTTCCTCTCGGTCATAATTGCTCTGTCGATtaaatgctggaaggtagggaaagtgtggttcatcagctcgtagtgaagagggtcaaccaaacctctcatAAAACGGTACTATATCATGGCATCTGTATTGAAATCCTCGGGTGCATAGCGTGACAGCTGCAGAaatttgtccctgtactcactgactaACAGCGGACCTTGCTTCAACGCTAGAAATTCCTCCTTTCTCATGATCATCAATCCTTCACGCACATGGTAACGACGGAAGTTGTCCTTAAACTCCTCCCAgttgatggcttcagggtcggcatgggtagcgagataggactcccaccaggactataTTGCTCCACTTAGCAAGCGGGGACCATACACAACCTTCTCACAATTGTTGCACTGAGAAGTGTGTGACTCATGCTccatggtacgcagccaatcCTCGGCGTCCATGGGGTCTGCAGAATGAGAAAAGACAGGGGatgacccctcatgaactctgcctgcttgtccctgggcatctgtggCATTTGCActtgcatctgaggttgaggtgggggttgctactgctgcattgctgctaaaGTCTGGCCAATCGCTTGGACTGCTTGGGTTTGCATCAGAAACATTTGTTCAATAGTCATCGGGGACATTTGTTCAATAGTCATCGGGGGTGgcagtggcaactgctgctgaggtGCCTCGTCTTGGGGTGCTTGCTACTCCTATTGAGCATGCTTTCCACCTCTGCGCCTATTATCAGTCATCTATAGAAAGCATACacacatcagatctgactctgctgtcttttagcataagaaaagatatatagaAGTCTTCACAATACTGAacaaatgagcatcttcactgactcccaaatcagccaaacacagcttctcagataaagaggaaagtggaaataaaaggttgcccaactaaatgactaactttattaataactacaccaagttgcaggggatgcccacaacttggtgacaatcattacaaagatccaacttcatcacGAGTTTATCATGACAAGCATCAaaacatatgataagcaaactaactctaagacCGACTAAGACTAAAACATTGACTTAAGCATTATTACAAACTCTGAATATGTCGATCTATGGCTCCAAATCTATCTGGATCCTACAGTTAGGGGTGCCATAAGCATAACGACCACGGGGCGGCGagtggtaagggtgctgaatcacgACAGGAGTGGGGGAACCATCATCTCGATAGTGGCATGCCGCGCGCTCAGCACGCAGTTCCGCAATCTCCGCCTgagccttgcccaactcgtcaagggcgtggtccaactcgatGTTGAGCACGacggccaggttgaccatgctgttcagcctaggattgccctcaccaaccggtgagacaatcacaccacCAGCACTAacggtcgaacggcgagggtagtacttcaggtcgaggccgtcagctaccccactgaacaacgagCAGCACTACGATAGCGCACGCTGTGCAGCATCCTACATGGCTACCTCGGCAGTGTCCCTCTTAGTGATTGAataatgctctgagaaggcctatgCACCTTGGAGATCgtcgtccggacggcgcaccaagaaagtagcctcccactggtccgggtattacccgcgacgatgctggtagactacacaatggtactcaatggaccaagtgtgtcggtcgaacgcCCAGCACAACAatgtgtcgagagcgtcgtggaaatgACAACCACGAGCGacatcacgagtgatgggtcgggcgatccatccttccggctccttctCCTCTGAGAGCTCCGTGTTGTGGCTCAAACTGCCATCGTTGTAGTCGTCGTCTccatctccgtcagggtctcctccagtagctgggattccctatggtggtgcagggggcatctctggctgaggtgcaggggaaggctgcctcccagactccacctcctgctgaggcaaaggagaagagtcctgctgctcctactcctagcgtcggcgctcctgctcctcatgcaggcggtgatgTAGTCTCTCTAGGTGGCTAGACTGACTTGTCACCGTGCagcgcagtggacgctccgcaaggcgagagggcaaa
It contains:
- the LOC100384432 gene encoding Premnaspirodiene oxygenase, with amino-acid sequence MDNSAYYCYCCLLALLPPLYFLVKFWWRTSCARRSHGLRLPPGPWQLPIIGSIHHLRGSLVHRALRDLSLRHGPLMFLRLGEVPVVVASTPDAAKEFMKTHDATFATRPMTLSAKVFAKDGPGIVVAPYGGDHWRQLRKICIVELLSARRVRSFGPVREEEAARLVQAVAGASTRRAPAPAPLVDLGRLAAVYVADASVRAIVGRRFGETDALLRFVDESVSLAGGFTPVDLFPSSLLVRVLTLRRTVRRLEHFRESLFGFMDGVVREHLERKQSSRGGGGGEEEEEADMVDVLLRIQQEGNLKFPLTMRIIEAVIFDLIAGGIETASSTLQWAMAELMRNPAAMSKAQAEVRGVYAGQTKVTEDRLGELPYLQLVIKETLRLHVPGPLLIPRECQEHCRVLGYDVPKGAMVLVNAWAIARSPEYWEEPDAFDPDRFAGDAARDFRGNDFEFIPFGAGRRICPGMAFGLANIELGLASLLFHFDWSLPEGVVPSEMDMAETMGITARRKADLLLSATPRVVPRPS